From the genome of Eucalyptus grandis isolate ANBG69807.140 chromosome 2, ASM1654582v1, whole genome shotgun sequence, one region includes:
- the LOC120286402 gene encoding putative disease resistance RPP13-like protein 1, translating into MPIAELFLSAFLQVLFDRLASRELLSFARREGIDVLLKKWEEMLVSINQVLDDAEDRQLNGDGGVNSWLKTLRDLAYDIEDLLDEFAIESAKNKSEVEPGTSKVRSLLPSCCFRLSPSAFMFDRKMRSKMEEMDGRLNDIITQKNILHLRENNEKRSAYRQVDKPFHTTNLPEPCFVSREVEKMEILELLTEEENDRACVDPKVIPIVGMGGLGKTALAQQVYNDDRVSDYFDVKAWACVSDDFDVLAITKKILETTNGHLSCEGKDLDWLHEKLKEHLARKKFLVVLDDVWNENYGNWTILMKPFQLGAKGSKIIVTTRNFRVAEIARARPYTLKPLSQDACMTLFTFHALGARNFDHHPDLEVLGMKIVDKCRGLPLAVKTLAGLLSFNFNPHDWKAILDSKIWDLPKESNDILPALKLSYLHLPSNLRRCFAYCAIFPKDYEIERDELIHWWIAEGLLEGKEGKNRWNVGLKLINELSI; encoded by the coding sequence ATGCCTATCGCGGAGCTCTTTCTTAGCGCCTTTCTTCAGGTGCTGTTTGATAGGTTGGCCTCTCGTGAGCTTCTCAGCTTTGCACGGCGTGAGGGTATCGATGTACTGCTGAAAAAATGGGAGGAGATGCTGGTCAGCATCAACCAGGTGTTGGATGATGCAGAGGATAGGCAATTGAATGGTGATGGCGGGGTGAACTCGTGGCTCAAAACTCTCAGGGACTTGGCCTAcgacattgaagacttgctggATGAGTTCGCCATAGAGTCCGCAAAGAATAAGTCCGAGGTAGAACCCGGCACTAGCAAGGTGCGTTCCCTTCTTCCGAGTTGTTGCTTCAGATTGAGCCCGAGCGCATTTATGTTCGATCGTAAAATGAGATCCAAGATGGAAGAGATGGATGGCAGGTTAAACGATATCATTACTCAGAAAAATATTCTGCACCTGAGAGAGAATAATGAGAAGCGATCAGCATACCGTCAAGTGGATAAGCCATTTCACACTACAAATTTGCCTGAGCCTTGTTTTGTTAGTAGGGAGGTTGAGAAAATGGAAATCCTTGAATTATTGACcgaagaagaaaatgataggGCATGTGTGGATCCAAAAGTGATTCCCATCGTAGGGATGGGGGGTCTTGGGAAGACGGCTCTGGCTCAGCAAGTCTACAATGATGATAGAGTCAGCGACTATTTCGATGTGAAAGCATGGGCTTGCGTTTCTGATGATTTCGACGTGCTTGCTATTACAAAGAAGATCCTTGAGACAACCAATGGCCATTTGTCTTGTGAAGGTAAGGACTTGGATTGGCTTCATGAAAAGCTCAAGGAACACCTTGCTAGGAAGAAGTTTCTTGTCGTTTTAGACGATGTTTGGAACGAGAATTATGGAAACTGGACTATCCTCATGAAGCCTTTTCAATTGGGAGCAAAGGGAAGCAAGATCATTGTCACGACTCGTAATTTCCGCGTTGCTGAAATAGCCCGTGCTCGACCCTATACTCTCAAACCGTTGTCACAAGATGCTTGTATGACTTTGTTCAcatttcatgctcttggagCAAGAAATTTCGATCATCATCCTGATCTTGAAGTATTGGGCATGAAAATAGTGGATAAATGCCGAGGGTTGCCATTAGCTGTGAAGACTTTGGCTGGGTTGCTGAGCTTTAACTTCAATCCCCATGATTGGAAAGCTATATTGGATAGCAAAATTTGGGACCTACCAAAAGAAAGTAATGATATCCTTCCGGCCTTGAAACTTAGCTATCTCCATCTCCCTTCAAATTTGAGGAGATGTTTTGCTTACTGCGCTATATTTCCCAAGGATTATGAAATTGAACGAGACGAGTTGATTCATTGGTGGATTGCAGAGGGCTTGttggaaggaaaagaaggaaagaaccGTTGGAATGTAGGTTTGAAACTTATTAACGAACTTAGTATCTAG